The proteins below are encoded in one region of Paraburkholderia aromaticivorans:
- a CDS encoding RNA polymerase sigma factor codes for MSERDPDAELLEQIGRQDPAAVRSLVSRKLPRLLALATRMLGDRMEAEDVAQEVFVRIWKQASRWREGEAKFDTWIHRVALNLCYDRLRGRREEPRDEMPEEVDPAPVPEARLEARAQDQRVRDALAALPARQREALVLNYYQEMSNIDAAALMGISVDALESLLARARRNLRAQLAGSGLSKDKS; via the coding sequence TTGAGCGAACGCGACCCCGACGCGGAATTGCTCGAACAGATCGGCCGGCAAGATCCGGCCGCCGTCCGCTCGCTCGTCTCGCGCAAGCTGCCGCGTCTGCTTGCGCTCGCCACCCGCATGCTGGGCGACCGCATGGAAGCGGAAGACGTGGCGCAGGAGGTGTTCGTGCGCATCTGGAAACAGGCGTCGCGTTGGCGGGAAGGCGAGGCGAAGTTCGACACGTGGATTCATCGCGTCGCGCTCAATCTCTGCTATGACCGGCTGCGCGGCCGGCGCGAAGAGCCGCGCGACGAGATGCCCGAGGAGGTCGATCCCGCGCCGGTGCCTGAGGCCAGACTCGAAGCGCGCGCCCAGGACCAGCGGGTTCGCGATGCACTCGCCGCGCTGCCGGCACGCCAGCGCGAGGCGCTGGTACTCAACTACTACCAGGAAATGTCGAACATCGACGCCGCGGCCCTGATGGGCATCAGCGTCGATGCGTTGGAAAGTCTGCTGGCACGCGCGCGCCGCAATCTGCGCGCTCAACTGGCCGGCAGCGGCCTTAGCAAGGACAAGTCATGA